The following are encoded in a window of Lacinutrix sp. WUR7 genomic DNA:
- a CDS encoding FAD-dependent oxidoreductase — MKKKIVIIGAGLSGLYLGYRLKKEGFLVRILEANARIGGRIFTKNVHHTHVELGATWLWKYNEELLKLCRELNITLFEQDMHGDALFEATSANAVQRFQLPQNQEISYRIAGGTRVLLDQLAIGFSKEELLLNQKVQQINTTESGVEVLTENIAFTADLVVSTLPPKVLVHSVAFSPALDANLIQVAKHTHTWMKDSIKFTLVYKRAFWKEKGLSGVGFSNVGPFTEMYDHSDLEHKHFALMGFLHGALAKETKAYREEKVREQLFKFFGQDGSNYLSYEEKNWSEEPLVTTADSGFLSPHENNGHPIYQKAYLKDRFFIAGSETSPSYGGYMEGAIYRGNQIVAQIKRGFE, encoded by the coding sequence ATGAAAAAGAAAATAGTAATTATTGGCGCTGGGCTTTCGGGTTTGTATTTGGGATATAGATTGAAAAAAGAAGGTTTTTTAGTGCGTATTCTAGAAGCGAATGCTAGAATTGGCGGAAGAATTTTTACCAAAAACGTGCATCATACCCATGTAGAATTAGGCGCAACCTGGCTGTGGAAATACAATGAAGAACTATTGAAATTGTGTCGCGAATTAAACATTACCTTATTTGAACAAGACATGCATGGCGATGCTTTATTTGAAGCTACAAGTGCGAATGCAGTGCAACGTTTTCAGCTTCCACAAAATCAAGAAATAAGTTATAGAATTGCTGGTGGTACACGTGTTCTTTTAGACCAGTTAGCCATTGGTTTTTCTAAAGAGGAATTGTTGCTAAATCAAAAAGTACAGCAAATTAATACTACCGAAAGTGGTGTAGAAGTCCTTACCGAAAACATAGCTTTTACTGCAGATCTTGTGGTTTCTACACTGCCACCAAAAGTATTGGTGCATAGCGTGGCGTTTTCTCCTGCATTAGACGCCAATTTGATACAAGTTGCCAAGCATACACATACCTGGATGAAGGATTCTATTAAGTTTACATTGGTGTATAAAAGGGCTTTCTGGAAAGAAAAAGGTTTGTCTGGTGTTGGTTTTAGTAATGTTGGTCCGTTTACAGAGATGTATGATCATTCCGATTTGGAGCATAAACACTTTGCATTAATGGGTTTTTTACATGGTGCTTTAGCTAAGGAAACCAAAGCCTATAGAGAAGAAAAAGTACGGGAACAGCTTTTTAAGTTTTTTGGCCAAGATGGAAGTAATTATCTTTCGTATGAAGAAAAGAATTGGAGCGAAGAACCTTTAGTTACCACAGCGGATTCTGGATTTTTAAGTCCGCACGAAAACAACGGACATCCCATATATCAAAAAGCATATTTAAAGGATCGGTTTTTCATTGCAGGTTCGGAAACGTCACCAAGTTATGGTGGCTATATGGAAGGCGCCATTTATAGAGGGAACCAAATTGTAGCACAGATAAAAAGGGGGTTCGAATAA
- a CDS encoding APC family permease → MTQHRKRNKNLGLAELIAIALGGMVGGGIFTILGISVSLIGNLTPIAIIIGGVIASLAAYSYVKLGLYYRDEGATYSFFKKTYPTSNFSAAAIGWFIIFGYISTLALYAYTFSSYAISSTDFAENIWIRKGTAIGVIGVFTLINIWSVNGMGKIEDLMVYTKLVVLTIISVVLMTHGTTDFNTFLENMALDLEHSSILSILIVSSLTFVAFEGFQLVINAVNEMTNPEKNIPRAIYSAIALAVLIYVVISMGALFAIPTDEIIKNKEFALAAGAGNILGSLGTNLVILGAILATSSAISGTVFGSSRQMSVIAKDGYFPAFLSIRKNNSPQNAIYAMACISSLLIAIGGLELILEFGSVTFLLVSLLMAIANFKIRKKTNSSTFLTILSIIGLTIGGVIILYYELTNNWQQMVAIIVIYMLLALGAWKFSSNKKTLSKI, encoded by the coding sequence ATGACCCAACATAGAAAAAGAAATAAGAATTTAGGGCTTGCAGAACTTATAGCTATTGCCCTTGGTGGTATGGTTGGTGGTGGTATTTTTACCATTCTTGGAATTTCCGTTTCCTTAATTGGTAATCTTACACCAATTGCCATCATTATTGGTGGTGTTATCGCTTCTTTGGCTGCCTATTCCTATGTAAAATTAGGTTTGTATTATCGAGATGAAGGTGCTACCTATTCTTTTTTCAAAAAAACATATCCTACCTCAAATTTCTCTGCTGCCGCAATTGGCTGGTTTATTATTTTCGGTTATATCAGCACCTTGGCTTTATATGCCTATACCTTTTCCTCCTACGCGATTAGTAGTACCGATTTTGCAGAAAATATCTGGATTCGAAAAGGAACTGCCATTGGCGTTATTGGTGTTTTTACCTTAATAAATATTTGGAGTGTAAATGGCATGGGGAAAATTGAAGATCTCATGGTGTATACCAAACTAGTGGTTTTAACCATTATTTCGGTAGTATTAATGACACATGGTACCACGGATTTTAATACGTTCCTTGAAAATATGGCTTTAGATTTAGAGCATTCCAGTATTCTTTCCATATTAATCGTTTCGTCATTAACCTTTGTTGCTTTTGAAGGGTTTCAATTAGTAATTAACGCGGTTAATGAAATGACAAATCCCGAAAAAAATATCCCAAGAGCCATTTATAGCGCCATTGCTTTAGCCGTTTTAATATATGTAGTCATATCCATGGGTGCTTTATTTGCCATACCAACAGACGAAATTATTAAGAATAAAGAATTTGCACTCGCAGCAGGAGCTGGTAATATTTTAGGATCTTTAGGAACCAATCTGGTTATTTTAGGAGCCATTTTAGCAACTAGTAGCGCTATAAGCGGAACTGTTTTTGGTTCGTCACGTCAAATGTCTGTTATTGCAAAAGACGGTTATTTTCCTGCATTTCTTTCCATCCGAAAAAATAATAGTCCGCAAAATGCAATATACGCCATGGCATGTATTTCGTCTCTTTTAATCGCTATTGGTGGCTTGGAATTAATTCTGGAATTTGGAAGTGTTACTTTTCTTTTAGTATCTCTATTAATGGCAATAGCAAATTTTAAAATCAGAAAAAAAACGAACTCCTCAACTTTCTTAACCATCCTATCCATAATAGGATTAACTATTGGAGGGGTTATTATTCTGTACTACGAATTAACCAACAACTGGCAACAAATGGTAGCCATAATTGTAATTTATATGTTACTTGCTCTTGGCGCTTGGAAATTTTCGTCTAACAAAAAGACCTTGTCAAAAATTTAA
- a CDS encoding co-chaperone YbbN, whose translation MVQELDQDNLAEIIAANKTVVVQYSATWCGNCRIMKPKVKKLASDLEDITFVIADAEKFPESRKLATVDNLPTFAAFKDGKFVNQVQTNKFDVLKELVNEVA comes from the coding sequence ATGGTTCAAGAATTAGATCAAGATAATCTTGCCGAAATTATTGCCGCTAACAAAACCGTTGTAGTACAATACTCTGCAACTTGGTGTGGTAACTGTCGTATCATGAAACCAAAAGTTAAGAAATTAGCTAGTGATTTAGAAGATATTACGTTTGTTATCGCTGACGCGGAAAAATTTCCAGAATCTAGAAAATTAGCGACCGTAGATAATTTACCAACATTTGCTGCTTTTAAAGATGGGAAATTTGTGAATCAAGTACAGACTAACAAATTTGACGTTTTAAAAGAATTAGTAAACGAAGTAGCATAA
- a CDS encoding S9 family peptidase: MKYITLFAFLFLSINCKAQETKLLLRQNLIADLSKTPIYPRLTENVNGQIAWKENFKYLDSIDIYTITYLSDGLKINGLLVKPKKKGKYPCVIYNRGGNREFGSLKIAHGAMTLGQIAKEGYVVIASQYRGNGGSEGQEEFGGKDVNDITILTEVLKEIDVADTNKIGMYGWSRGGMMTYIALTKTDKIKAAVVGGAVSDNYRSIQDRPDMETGVLSQLIPNYATNKEVELEKRSAIKWADKFPKDVPILMLHGNSDWRVKPEQSLNLALEFEKNRVPYRLIMFEGGDHGISEHKTEVNAQVINWFNTYLKDNEPLPNMEYHGR; encoded by the coding sequence ATGAAATATATAACCCTTTTCGCTTTTTTATTCCTCTCAATAAACTGTAAAGCGCAAGAAACGAAACTGCTTCTGCGCCAAAATTTAATTGCAGATTTATCTAAAACACCAATATACCCAAGATTAACAGAAAATGTAAATGGGCAAATAGCATGGAAAGAAAACTTTAAATATTTAGATAGCATTGATATATATACAATAACCTATTTAAGTGATGGTTTAAAAATAAACGGGTTACTGGTGAAGCCAAAGAAAAAAGGAAAATATCCTTGTGTAATATACAACCGAGGTGGAAACAGGGAGTTTGGCTCACTTAAAATTGCTCACGGCGCAATGACACTTGGTCAGATTGCAAAAGAAGGCTATGTGGTTATTGCTAGTCAATATAGAGGAAATGGAGGAAGCGAAGGACAAGAGGAATTTGGTGGTAAAGATGTGAATGATATAACCATTCTAACCGAAGTATTAAAAGAGATTGATGTTGCCGACACCAATAAAATTGGCATGTACGGTTGGAGTCGTGGTGGTATGATGACCTATATTGCATTAACAAAAACAGATAAAATAAAAGCCGCTGTAGTTGGAGGAGCAGTTTCTGATAATTATAGATCTATTCAAGATAGACCGGATATGGAAACGGGTGTTTTATCACAGTTAATTCCGAATTACGCTACCAATAAAGAGGTCGAATTAGAAAAAAGATCTGCTATTAAATGGGCGGATAAATTCCCTAAAGATGTTCCAATACTTATGCTACACGGCAATTCAGATTGGAGAGTAAAACCAGAACAAAGCCTAAACCTTGCTTTAGAATTTGAAAAAAATAGAGTGCCTTATAGACTTATAATGTTTGAAGGTGGTGACCACGGCATTTCGGAACACAAAACAGAAGTTAACGCCCAAGTTATAAATTGGTTTAACACGTATTTAAAGGATAACGAACCGTTGCCTAATATGGAATACCACGGAAGATAA
- a CDS encoding retropepsin-like aspartic protease — protein sequence MQPIKKIAYLVLLLIVSSCANSKALKHFKEGKTAQENFKVTIPFEMHKGWIIVPIEIKNKTYKFILDTGSPTLVSKELAESLKMNVIDSVNASDVYNNKQQNKYTRIETIKIGTVDFVGTTALINDFNAVKMWSSLNVDGFIGANLMQHTIWDIDFSKKQITITDNESTLNLPEDLIENKLFIGYAGLPSIACKINGEKVWNFAVDLGYNGETVIPFSEFKKQTENGKISDFKKTNTKGVIGIYGKQNTTRESYTSVIKELEFGNATLKNENVYAEQYLDRRFGVNFFKNYRVILNWNSKKIKLIDNKENSN from the coding sequence ATGCAACCAATAAAAAAAATAGCTTACTTAGTTCTATTATTAATAGTATCTAGTTGTGCAAATAGCAAAGCCTTAAAACATTTTAAAGAAGGAAAAACAGCCCAAGAAAACTTTAAAGTTACTATACCTTTTGAAATGCATAAAGGATGGATAATTGTACCCATAGAAATAAAAAACAAGACTTATAAATTTATTTTAGACACAGGATCACCCACTCTTGTATCAAAAGAACTTGCGGAAAGTTTAAAAATGAATGTTATTGATTCTGTAAATGCTTCTGATGTGTATAATAATAAACAACAAAATAAATACACGAGAATAGAAACAATTAAAATTGGAACTGTCGATTTTGTTGGAACAACAGCCTTAATAAATGATTTTAACGCGGTAAAAATGTGGTCTTCTTTAAATGTTGACGGTTTTATAGGTGCTAATTTAATGCAACACACTATTTGGGATATTGATTTTAGCAAAAAACAAATTACCATTACCGATAATGAATCCACATTAAACTTACCGGAAGATCTAATAGAGAATAAGTTATTTATTGGTTATGCAGGACTACCTTCTATTGCATGTAAAATAAATGGGGAAAAAGTTTGGAATTTCGCTGTCGATTTAGGCTATAATGGAGAGACAGTAATACCTTTTTCGGAATTTAAAAAGCAGACAGAAAATGGTAAAATTTCAGATTTCAAAAAAACGAATACAAAAGGTGTTATTGGTATTTATGGAAAACAAAATACAACAAGGGAATCTTACACTAGTGTAATTAAGGAATTGGAATTCGGAAATGCTACCCTAAAAAATGAAAACGTGTATGCAGAGCAATATTTAGATAGGAGATTTGGTGTAAATTTTTTTAAAAATTATCGTGTTATTCTAAATTGGAATAGCAAAAAAATAAAGTTGATAGATAATAAAGAAAACAGCAATTAG
- a CDS encoding peroxiredoxin — MAIVGKQFPDLNVDAMNEMGDTFKVNVLEEAKNNNKKVLLFWYPKDFTFVCPTELHAFEAAKEEFAKRNTIVIGASCDTPEVHFAWLNTPKDNGGIEGVTYPILADSNRNLANTLGILDITNEKYNEETGVVTVDGDNVTYRATYVIDEDGVVQHEGINNMPIGRNVNEFLRIIDALTHVQEKGEVCPANWEEGKDAMSANRLGTAEYLANHVN, encoded by the coding sequence ATGGCTATAGTAGGAAAACAATTCCCAGATTTAAATGTGGATGCAATGAACGAAATGGGAGATACTTTCAAAGTAAACGTTCTTGAAGAAGCAAAAAATAACAACAAAAAAGTATTATTATTCTGGTACCCTAAAGATTTTACTTTTGTTTGCCCAACAGAATTACACGCTTTTGAAGCTGCAAAAGAAGAATTTGCAAAAAGAAATACAATCGTTATTGGTGCATCTTGTGATACTCCAGAAGTACACTTTGCATGGTTAAACACGCCAAAAGACAATGGTGGTATTGAAGGAGTTACTTACCCAATTCTTGCAGATTCTAACCGTAACTTAGCAAACACTTTAGGTATTTTAGATATCACTAACGAAAAATACAACGAAGAAACTGGAGTAGTAACTGTAGATGGTGACAACGTAACATACAGAGCAACATACGTAATTGATGAAGATGGTGTAGTACAACACGAAGGTATCAACAACATGCCAATTGGTAGAAACGTAAACGAATTTTTACGTATTATCGATGCTTTAACGCATGTGCAAGAAAAAGGAGAAGTTTGTCCTGCAAACTGGGAAGAAGGTAAAGATGCAATGAGTGCAAATAGATTAGGTACTGCAGAGTATTTAGCAAATCACGTAAACTAA
- a CDS encoding two-component regulator propeller domain-containing protein, producing MGIPCFIHLHTKNRKGIATLLMLLLFLLVSACKEQKQIPTKQELPVPTNTTTKDSVVKESLPVNFPMLEPSIDDQVSEFVRRIFQDKSGNLWFGTNGDGVARYNGHTLEYFSINNGLGGSAVRGIVEDNTGNIWFGTERGLTKYDGNSFKNYTEKDGLIHNNVWSLFIDSKGIIWIGTLQGVSRFNGKTFTDFELPETEPDYNRGVTSSKIVHSIMEDSKAQMWFGTNKGAYVYDGKALTNISEKDGLCNNSVNDILEDKKGNIWFATHYKGVCYWDGKTFTSLPTKQRESGTEVWSLFEDTAGQIWFPIESFGVYRYNEKSLTNFNIQNGLTSNAIQCVFEDKDGRLWLGGYMGLFRYDGQSFVNVTKNGPW from the coding sequence ATGGGAATACCTTGTTTCATACACCTTCATACCAAAAACAGAAAAGGAATAGCCACACTTCTTATGCTCCTACTTTTCCTTTTAGTAAGTGCTTGTAAAGAGCAAAAGCAAATACCTACCAAACAAGAGCTTCCTGTTCCTACGAATACCACAACAAAAGATAGCGTTGTAAAAGAAAGCCTTCCCGTAAATTTCCCAATGCTAGAACCTTCTATAGACGATCAGGTTAGTGAATTTGTACGCCGAATATTTCAAGATAAAAGTGGCAATTTATGGTTTGGGACGAATGGCGATGGCGTTGCTAGATACAATGGCCATACACTAGAATATTTTTCTATAAACAACGGACTTGGTGGTAGTGCCGTTCGCGGAATTGTAGAAGATAACACCGGAAATATCTGGTTTGGTACCGAAAGAGGATTAACGAAATACGATGGCAATTCCTTTAAAAACTACACCGAAAAAGATGGCCTAATTCACAATAATGTGTGGAGCCTTTTTATAGATAGTAAAGGAATCATCTGGATAGGTACTTTACAAGGTGTATCGCGTTTTAACGGAAAAACATTCACCGATTTCGAACTCCCTGAAACAGAACCCGATTATAACCGAGGCGTTACCAGTTCGAAGATAGTCCACAGTATTATGGAAGACAGCAAAGCTCAAATGTGGTTTGGCACCAATAAAGGTGCTTATGTGTATGACGGAAAAGCTTTAACCAATATTTCGGAAAAGGATGGCTTATGTAATAATTCGGTAAATGATATTTTAGAAGATAAAAAAGGAAACATTTGGTTTGCTACGCATTACAAAGGTGTTTGTTATTGGGACGGAAAAACCTTCACCAGCTTGCCTACCAAACAAAGAGAAAGTGGCACCGAAGTTTGGAGTTTATTCGAAGATACCGCTGGTCAAATCTGGTTTCCTATTGAAAGTTTTGGCGTGTACCGCTACAATGAAAAATCCCTTACCAATTTTAATATCCAAAACGGTCTTACTAGCAACGCGATTCAATGTGTTTTTGAAGATAAAGACGGACGATTATGGCTTGGCGGCTATATGGGACTATTTCGTTATGACGGCCAATCCTTTGTTAATGTAACCAAAAATGGTCCGTGGTAA